A stretch of the Mycobacteriales bacterium genome encodes the following:
- a CDS encoding small basic family protein has product MIPALALAVGVVLGLLFEPVVPLWLQPYLPIAVVAALDAVFGGIRARLDGIFDAKVFVVSFVSNVLVAALIVFLGDKLGVGAQLSTGVVVVLGIRIFGNAAAIRRHVFRA; this is encoded by the coding sequence GTGATCCCCGCGCTCGCCCTGGCGGTCGGGGTGGTGCTCGGCCTGCTGTTCGAGCCGGTGGTGCCGCTGTGGTTGCAGCCGTATCTGCCGATCGCGGTGGTGGCCGCGCTCGACGCCGTCTTCGGCGGGATCCGGGCCCGGCTCGACGGGATCTTCGACGCGAAGGTCTTCGTGGTCTCGTTCGTGTCCAACGTCCTGGTGGCGGCGCTGATCGTGTTCCTCGGGGACAAGCTCGGGGTGGGCGCGCAACTCTCGACGGGGGTCGTGGTCGTGCTCGGCATCCGCATCTTCGGCAACGCGGCCGCGATCCGCCGGCACGTGTTCCGGGCATGA
- the gcvH gene encoding glycine cleavage system protein GcvH codes for MNTPEDLRYTAEHEWVRVAEGHALRVGITDYAQSALGDIVFVSLPTVGTAVTPGQPLGEVESTKSVSDVFAPVTGTVTARNDALEGQPELLNSDPYGEGWIVEIEVADIGVLDTLLSADAYIQLVDES; via the coding sequence GTGAACACGCCGGAGGACCTGAGGTACACCGCCGAGCACGAGTGGGTCCGGGTCGCCGAGGGCCATGCGTTGCGCGTCGGCATCACCGACTACGCGCAGAGCGCGCTCGGCGACATCGTCTTCGTCTCGCTGCCGACCGTCGGCACGGCCGTGACGCCGGGCCAGCCGCTGGGCGAGGTCGAGTCGACCAAGAGCGTCTCGGACGTCTTCGCCCCGGTGACCGGGACGGTGACGGCCCGCAACGACGCGCTGGAGGGGCAGCCGGAACTGCTCAACTCCGACCCGTACGGTGAGGGGTGGATCGTGGAGATCGAGGTCGCCGACATCGGCGTGCTCGACACGCTGCTGTCCGCGGACGCGTACATACAGCTCGTCGACGAATCCTGA
- a CDS encoding bifunctional nuclease family protein codes for MNELRVVGVRVELPVNQPIVLLKEADGDRYLPIWIGAVEASAIAFEQQGVRPARPLTHDLLRDVIGALGARLEAVHITDLRDGVFYAELVFAGGARVSARPSDAIALALRSGTTILGEEAVLAEAGISIPDEQEDEVEKFREFLDTISPDDFAGQ; via the coding sequence GTGAACGAGCTGCGTGTCGTGGGTGTCCGGGTGGAGCTGCCCGTCAACCAGCCGATCGTGCTGCTCAAGGAGGCCGACGGCGATCGTTACCTGCCGATCTGGATCGGCGCCGTCGAGGCGTCCGCGATCGCGTTCGAGCAGCAGGGTGTCCGCCCGGCCCGGCCGTTGACCCACGACCTGCTCCGCGACGTGATCGGCGCGCTGGGCGCCCGGCTGGAGGCCGTGCACATCACCGACCTGCGCGACGGCGTGTTCTATGCGGAGCTCGTGTTCGCCGGCGGGGCCCGGGTCAGCGCCCGCCCGTCGGACGCCATCGCGCTCGCGCTGCGGTCCGGGACGACCATCCTCGGCGAGGAGGCGGTGCTGGCCGAGGCCGGCATCTCCATCCCGGACGAGCAGGAGGACGAGGTGGAGAAGTTCCGGGAGTTCCTGGACACCATCTCGCCCGACGACTTCGCTGGTCAATGA
- a CDS encoding MerR family transcriptional regulator yields the protein MTSAAGAHARSTLSIGEVLGQLRPEFPDITISKIRFLEAEGLIHPERTPSGYRKFSSGDVARLRFVLAEQRDHYLPLRVIKDHLDAIDRGLEPPEAGPGTTTRRGPRAVSAVPDGLPGAEAFTPEPSEVRMTRDELLGHAGLEPAQLDQLEQYGLLSKRAGGQYDGDALVVATCAAEMARYGIEPRHLRAYRTAADREIGLFEQVVTPMMRQRNPEARGRAEEAVRELAALSVRLHSTLVKAGLRAELGG from the coding sequence GTGACGTCTGCGGCGGGGGCGCACGCCAGGTCCACCCTGAGCATCGGGGAGGTCCTCGGGCAGCTGCGGCCGGAGTTCCCCGACATCACGATCTCCAAGATCCGTTTCCTCGAGGCCGAGGGGCTGATCCACCCGGAGCGCACACCGTCCGGCTACCGGAAGTTCTCCTCCGGCGACGTCGCCCGGCTCCGTTTCGTGCTGGCCGAGCAGCGCGACCACTACCTGCCGCTGCGGGTGATCAAGGACCACCTGGACGCGATCGACCGGGGGCTCGAGCCGCCGGAGGCCGGTCCGGGCACCACCACCCGGCGCGGGCCGCGGGCGGTCTCCGCGGTGCCGGACGGACTGCCGGGCGCGGAGGCGTTCACGCCGGAGCCGTCCGAGGTCCGGATGACCCGCGACGAGCTGCTCGGCCACGCCGGCCTGGAGCCGGCCCAGCTCGACCAGCTGGAGCAGTACGGGCTGCTGAGCAAGCGGGCCGGCGGCCAGTACGACGGGGACGCGCTGGTGGTCGCCACCTGCGCCGCCGAGATGGCGCGGTACGGGATCGAGCCCCGGCACCTGCGCGCGTACCGGACCGCGGCGGACCGGGAGATCGGCCTGTTCGAGCAGGTGGTGACCCCGATGATGCGGCAGCGCAACCCGGAGGCCCGGGGTCGGGCCGAGGAGGCCGTGCGCGAGCTGGCCGCCCTGTCCGTACGGCTGCACTCGACGCTGGTGAAGGCCGGCCTGCGGGCCGAGCTCGGCGGTTAG
- a CDS encoding DUF881 domain-containing protein — translation MADEAQDDVTADEAQDALAVGESRDDSAGAEARDGLAGADARDDYSGADARDDNSGAQARDPYTDAETLDAFSGAQARDPYTDAETPADFSGAQARDGFAGADARDGLAGGEARGDSAGDGVSGGRQARDLGQETDGLPLRPVADEEQFAEPADAETSGALPAVAGAEEEPGDDAGENAAGGRSARDGSGEGGSARDGSGEGGSAEDGSGEGGSAADAGSKARAFGWSRSPAALLVGLLIGLLGFGLAVQVRSNTSTSGLPAARQEDLVRILDDLSSREDRLRRQIADLEAARTRLSTTGDTTSTALEEARKRSDALGILAGTVPAQGPGIVLTLTDPTSGLAAEDLLDTVEELRAAGAEAIQVGGVRIGLDSSFTAVGRGIAVDGVAVTAPYTILAIGDPPTLATAMQIPGGVSDTAKRAGGDAQADQRQQVVIRALRAIRTPRYSQPTN, via the coding sequence ATGGCCGACGAGGCTCAAGACGACGTCACAGCCGACGAGGCTCAAGACGCGCTCGCGGTCGGAGAGTCCCGGGACGACTCGGCGGGCGCGGAGGCCCGGGACGGCCTCGCGGGCGCGGACGCCCGGGACGACTACTCGGGTGCGGACGCCCGGGACGACAACTCGGGCGCGCAGGCCCGGGACCCCTACACGGACGCGGAGACCCTGGACGCCTTCTCCGGCGCGCAGGCCCGGGACCCCTACACGGACGCGGAGACCCCGGCCGACTTCTCCGGCGCGCAGGCCCGGGACGGCTTCGCGGGCGCGGACGCCCGGGACGGCCTCGCGGGCGGAGAGGCCCGGGGCGACTCTGCGGGTGACGGCGTCTCGGGCGGACGGCAGGCGAGGGATCTGGGCCAGGAGACGGACGGTCTTCCGCTGCGGCCGGTTGCCGACGAGGAACAGTTCGCCGAGCCGGCCGACGCGGAGACGTCAGGGGCGTTGCCGGCGGTGGCCGGTGCGGAGGAGGAGCCGGGGGACGACGCCGGCGAGAACGCGGCCGGCGGCAGGAGCGCCAGGGACGGAAGCGGCGAGGGTGGGAGCGCCAGGGACGGGAGCGGCGAGGGTGGGAGCGCCGAGGACGGGAGCGGCGAGGGTGGGAGCGCGGCCGACGCGGGGAGTAAGGCGCGGGCGTTCGGGTGGAGCCGCTCGCCAGCAGCTCTCCTTGTCGGCCTGTTGATAGGACTCCTCGGTTTCGGCTTAGCGGTTCAGGTACGAAGCAATACGTCGACAAGCGGATTGCCTGCCGCCCGCCAGGAGGATCTGGTCCGGATCCTCGATGACCTCTCCTCCCGCGAGGACCGGCTCCGCCGCCAGATCGCCGACCTCGAGGCGGCCAGGACCCGGCTCTCGACCACCGGCGACACGACCAGCACCGCGCTGGAGGAAGCGCGCAAGCGCTCGGACGCGCTCGGCATCCTGGCCGGCACCGTGCCCGCGCAGGGCCCGGGCATCGTGCTGACCCTGACCGACCCGACCAGTGGGCTCGCGGCCGAGGACCTGCTCGACACCGTCGAGGAGCTGCGGGCGGCCGGGGCCGAGGCGATCCAGGTCGGCGGCGTCCGGATCGGTCTCGACTCGAGCTTCACCGCGGTCGGCCGCGGCATCGCCGTGGACGGGGTGGCCGTGACCGCGCCGTACACGATCCTGGCGATCGGCGATCCGCCGACGCTGGCGACCGCGATGCAGATCCCGGGCGGGGTCTCGGACACGGCCAAGCGCGCCGGCGGGGACGCGCAGGCCGACCAGCGGCAGCAGGTCGTCATCCGGGCGCTGCGCGCGATCCGCACCCCGCGCTACTCCCAGCCCACGAACTGA
- a CDS encoding CDP-alcohol phosphatidyltransferase family protein, with protein MPPSSGEPATAARGSTPSDRVVTIPNILSVLRLAGVPVFLWLLLGPHADVIALVVLMVAGITDYLDGKIARALGQTSRLGVLLDPAADRLYILATLVAFVLRDVIPWWLAVIIVGRDVVLAPGVALLRRHRYGPLNVSYIGKSATFCLLYAFPLLLIGAHDWAVSDVCRPVAWAFAIWGTVLYVLSGVLYGLQVAQVVRADTRAAAG; from the coding sequence GTGCCGCCGAGCAGCGGGGAGCCAGCGACGGCCGCCCGGGGTAGTACCCCATCCGACCGTGTCGTCACGATCCCCAACATCCTCAGCGTCCTCCGGCTGGCCGGCGTTCCGGTCTTCCTCTGGCTGCTGCTGGGCCCGCACGCCGACGTCATCGCGCTCGTCGTGCTCATGGTCGCGGGGATCACCGACTACCTCGACGGCAAGATCGCCCGCGCGCTCGGTCAGACCAGCCGGCTCGGTGTGCTTCTCGACCCGGCCGCGGACCGGCTCTACATCCTGGCCACGCTGGTCGCGTTCGTCCTGCGCGACGTCATCCCGTGGTGGCTGGCGGTGATCATCGTCGGCCGGGACGTGGTGCTCGCGCCGGGGGTGGCGCTGCTGCGCCGGCACCGCTACGGCCCACTGAACGTGAGCTACATCGGCAAGTCCGCCACCTTCTGCCTCCTGTATGCCTTCCCGCTGCTGCTCATCGGCGCGCACGACTGGGCCGTCTCGGACGTCTGCCGCCCGGTCGCGTGGGCGTTCGCGATCTGGGGGACGGTCCTCTACGTGCTGTCCGGCGTCCTGTACGGCCTGCAGGTCGCGCAGGTCGTCCGGGCCGACACCAGAGCGGCCGCCGGGTGA
- a CDS encoding DUF881 domain-containing protein, whose protein sequence is MTKGEHAEGAPDPLVQRALRLRGEEHTKHRPRFGNMSTSLLNELMTDHLDSGYAAAAARRQEDESVNPAPVAGRRTTAILAVGLLLLGFVLAAAYRGTLRQAPDSERTRQALVHDIQDGSSLSDSLQRQAETLSGQLSRQRDAALTASRNGDRAAADVRRLEEAAAQRAVHGPGVSVAVGDASGTDQVDPTTGQRVPVPPDDNGRIRDRDLQSLVNALWAAGAEAMAIDGQRMAPTTTIRAAGEAILVDLRPVQSPYTIEAVGDPVTLLPRFADSEAARRFQSYTGLYGIQFTVHDSADLTLRAATDPDLRYATPVPSPTTVTPSASASPRAPTPVRTSGGGR, encoded by the coding sequence GTGACGAAGGGGGAGCACGCCGAGGGCGCTCCGGACCCGCTGGTGCAGCGGGCCCTGCGGCTGCGCGGCGAGGAGCACACCAAGCATCGGCCTCGATTCGGCAACATGTCGACTTCACTCCTCAACGAGCTGATGACCGATCACCTCGACAGCGGATATGCCGCCGCAGCGGCACGTCGACAAGAAGACGAGTCGGTGAATCCTGCGCCGGTCGCGGGCCGGAGGACGACGGCGATCCTCGCGGTCGGGCTGCTGCTGCTCGGCTTCGTGCTGGCGGCCGCGTACCGGGGGACGCTGCGGCAGGCGCCGGACTCGGAGCGGACCCGGCAGGCGCTCGTGCACGACATCCAGGACGGCTCGTCGCTCAGCGACTCGCTGCAGCGGCAGGCCGAGACCCTGTCCGGTCAGCTGTCCCGGCAGCGGGACGCGGCGCTGACCGCGAGCCGCAACGGCGACCGGGCCGCGGCCGACGTACGGCGCCTCGAGGAGGCGGCGGCCCAGCGCGCGGTGCACGGGCCGGGCGTCTCGGTCGCGGTCGGCGACGCGTCGGGCACCGACCAGGTCGACCCGACGACCGGGCAGCGGGTGCCGGTCCCGCCCGACGACAACGGCCGGATCCGGGACCGCGACCTGCAGTCGCTGGTGAACGCGCTCTGGGCGGCCGGCGCGGAGGCGATGGCGATCGACGGTCAGCGGATGGCACCGACGACGACGATCCGGGCCGCCGGGGAGGCGATCCTGGTCGACCTGCGGCCGGTGCAGAGCCCGTACACGATCGAGGCGGTGGGGGACCCGGTGACGCTGCTGCCGCGGTTCGCCGACAGCGAAGCGGCGCGGCGGTTCCAGTCCTACACCGGGCTCTACGGGATCCAGTTCACCGTGCACGACTCGGCCGACCTCACGCTGCGGGCCGCGACCGACCCGGACCTGCGGTACGCCACCCCGGTCCCGTCGCCGACTACTGTGACCCCCTCCGCGTCGGCCTCGCCCAGGGCGCCGACGCCGGTCAGAACCTCGGGAGGTGGACGGTGA